One window of the Anas acuta chromosome 12, bAnaAcu1.1, whole genome shotgun sequence genome contains the following:
- the ULK3 gene encoding serine/threonine-protein kinase ULK3 isoform X3, whose translation MARAGCAPPRLDGFVLTERLGTGTYATVYKAYGKDTREVVAVKCVSKRSLNRASVENLLTEIEILKTIRHPHVVELKDFQWDSEHIYLIMEFCAGGDLSRFIRTRRLLPEKVARVFLQQLACALKFLHDHNISHLDLKPQNILLSAPDNPQLKLADFGFAQYMSPWDEQHVLRGSPLYMAPEMVCRQQYDARVDLWSVGVILYEALFGRPPFASRSFAELEEKIRSDRAIELPSRPPLSPDCRDLLQRLLERDPRRRISFQDFFAHPFVDMEHAPGPDSFPKATELVVEAVRKDQEGDASAALALYCKALEYFVPALRYESDPRRKEAIRAKVGQYISRAEELKALVTSDSKNLLQQGSPAREILKEMAKDKPRLCAALEVAATAMAREEEGRDDGDALELYQQSLGELLLLLAAEPAGRRRELLHAEVQTLMARAEYLKEQIKVREAQSMGKEALAESVRSSCTVQ comes from the exons ATGGCCAGGGCCGGCTGCGCCCCTCCGCGCCTCGACGGCTTCGTGCTCACCGAGCGCCTGGGCACCGGCACCTACGCCACGGTGTACAAGGCGTATGGCAAG GACACGCGCGAGGTGGTGGCCGTCAAGTGCGTGAGCAAGAGGAGCCTCAACCGGGCGTCGGTGGAGAACCTGCTGACCGAAATCGAGATCCTAAAAACCATCCGGCACCCGCACGTCGTGGAGCTCAAGGACTTCCAG TGGGACAGCGAGCACATCTACCTGATCATGGAGTTCTGCGCCGGGGGGGACCTGTCCCGCTTCATCCGCACGCGGCGCCTGCTGCCCGAGAAGGTGGCACGCgtcttcctccagcagctgg cctgcgCCCTCAAGTTCCTCCACGACCACAACATCTCCCACCTGGACCTCAAGCCGCAGAACATCCTGCTGAGCGCCCCGGATAACCCCCAGCTGAAGCTGGCAG atTTCGGCTTTGCGCAGTACATGTCGCCCTGGGACGAGCAGCACGTGCTGCGGGGCTCCCCGCTCTACATGGCCCCCGAGATGGTGTGCCGCCAGCAGTACGACGCCCGCGTGGACCTCTGGTCGGTGGGCGTCATCCTCTACG AGGCGCTTTTCGGGCGCCCCCCCTTCGCCTCGCGGTCGTTCGCCGAGCTGGAGGAGAAGATCCGCAGCGACCGAGCCATCGAG ctgcccagcCGGCCCCCGCTGTCCCCGGACTGCCGGGACCTCCTGCAACGCCTCCTGGAGAGGGACCCCCGGCGGCGCATCTCCTTCCAGGACTTCTTCGCCCACCCCTTCGTGGACATGGAGCACGCGCCCGGCCCCGACAGCTTCCCCAAGGCG acCGAGCTGGTGGTGGAGGCGGTGAGGAAGGACCAGGAGGGGGATGCGAGCGCCGCGCTCGCGCTCTACTGCAAAGCCCTGGAGTATTTCGTGCCTGCCCTGCGCT ATGAAAGCGACCCCCGGCGCAAAGAGGCCATCCGGGCAAAG gtgggGCAGTACATCTCGCGGGCGGAGGAGCTGAAGGCGCTGGTCACCTCCGACAGCAAgaacctcctgcagcagggcagcccagCCAGGGAGATCCTCAAAG AGATGGCCAAGGACAAGCCGCGGCTCTGTGCCGCGCTGGAGGTGGCGGCAACGGCCATGGCCAGG gaggaggagggccgAGACGACGGCGACGCCTTGGAGCTCTACCAGCAGAGCCTGggcgagctgctgctgctgctggccg CAGAGCCTGCGGGGAGGAGGCGGGAGCTGCTCCACGCCGAG GTGCAGACCCTGATGGCCCGAGCCGAGTACCTGAAGGAGCAAATCAAG GTGCGGGAGGCGCAGTCCATGGGCaaggaggcgctggcggagtcCGTCCGGAGCT ccTGCACGGTGCAGTGA
- the ULK3 gene encoding serine/threonine-protein kinase ULK3 isoform X2, with protein sequence MARAGCAPPRLDGFVLTERLGTGTYATVYKAYGKKDTREVVAVKCVSKRSLNRASVENLLTEIEILKTIRHPHVVELKDFQWDSEHIYLIMEFCAGGDLSRFIRTRRLLPEKVARVFLQQLACALKFLHDHNISHLDLKPQNILLSAPDNPQLKLADFGFAQYMSPWDEQHVLRGSPLYMAPEMVCRQQYDARVDLWSVGVILYEALFGRPPFASRSFAELEEKIRSDRAIELPSRPPLSPDCRDLLQRLLERDPRRRISFQDFFAHPFVDMEHAPGPDSFPKATELVVEAVRKDQEGDASAALALYCKALEYFVPALRYESDPRRKEAIRAKVGQYISRAEELKALVTSDSKNLLQQGSPAREILKEMAKDKPRLCAALEVAATAMAREEEGRDDGDALELYQQSLGELLLLLAEPAGRRRELLHAEVQTLMARAEYLKEQIKVREAQSMGKEALAESVRSSCTVQ encoded by the exons ATGGCCAGGGCCGGCTGCGCCCCTCCGCGCCTCGACGGCTTCGTGCTCACCGAGCGCCTGGGCACCGGCACCTACGCCACGGTGTACAAGGCGTATGGCAAG AAGGACACGCGCGAGGTGGTGGCCGTCAAGTGCGTGAGCAAGAGGAGCCTCAACCGGGCGTCGGTGGAGAACCTGCTGACCGAAATCGAGATCCTAAAAACCATCCGGCACCCGCACGTCGTGGAGCTCAAGGACTTCCAG TGGGACAGCGAGCACATCTACCTGATCATGGAGTTCTGCGCCGGGGGGGACCTGTCCCGCTTCATCCGCACGCGGCGCCTGCTGCCCGAGAAGGTGGCACGCgtcttcctccagcagctgg cctgcgCCCTCAAGTTCCTCCACGACCACAACATCTCCCACCTGGACCTCAAGCCGCAGAACATCCTGCTGAGCGCCCCGGATAACCCCCAGCTGAAGCTGGCAG atTTCGGCTTTGCGCAGTACATGTCGCCCTGGGACGAGCAGCACGTGCTGCGGGGCTCCCCGCTCTACATGGCCCCCGAGATGGTGTGCCGCCAGCAGTACGACGCCCGCGTGGACCTCTGGTCGGTGGGCGTCATCCTCTACG AGGCGCTTTTCGGGCGCCCCCCCTTCGCCTCGCGGTCGTTCGCCGAGCTGGAGGAGAAGATCCGCAGCGACCGAGCCATCGAG ctgcccagcCGGCCCCCGCTGTCCCCGGACTGCCGGGACCTCCTGCAACGCCTCCTGGAGAGGGACCCCCGGCGGCGCATCTCCTTCCAGGACTTCTTCGCCCACCCCTTCGTGGACATGGAGCACGCGCCCGGCCCCGACAGCTTCCCCAAGGCG acCGAGCTGGTGGTGGAGGCGGTGAGGAAGGACCAGGAGGGGGATGCGAGCGCCGCGCTCGCGCTCTACTGCAAAGCCCTGGAGTATTTCGTGCCTGCCCTGCGCT ATGAAAGCGACCCCCGGCGCAAAGAGGCCATCCGGGCAAAG gtgggGCAGTACATCTCGCGGGCGGAGGAGCTGAAGGCGCTGGTCACCTCCGACAGCAAgaacctcctgcagcagggcagcccagCCAGGGAGATCCTCAAAG AGATGGCCAAGGACAAGCCGCGGCTCTGTGCCGCGCTGGAGGTGGCGGCAACGGCCATGGCCAGG gaggaggagggccgAGACGACGGCGACGCCTTGGAGCTCTACCAGCAGAGCCTGggcgagctgctgctgctgctggccg AGCCTGCGGGGAGGAGGCGGGAGCTGCTCCACGCCGAG GTGCAGACCCTGATGGCCCGAGCCGAGTACCTGAAGGAGCAAATCAAG GTGCGGGAGGCGCAGTCCATGGGCaaggaggcgctggcggagtcCGTCCGGAGCT ccTGCACGGTGCAGTGA
- the SCAMP5 gene encoding secretory carrier-associated membrane protein 5 produces MAEKANNFPPLPKFIPLKPCFYQDFDAEIPPQHRTMAKRLYYLWMLNSITLAVNLVGCLAWLIGGGGAVNLGLAILWLILFTPCSYVCWFRPIYKAFKTDSSFSFMAFFFTFMAQLVISIIQAVGIPGWGVCGWIAAISFFGTNVGSAVVMLIPTILFTGMAVFSFIALTMVHKFYRGSGGSFSKAQEEWTTGAWKNPHVQQAAQSAAMGAAQGAMMQHETQYSATPNYTYSNEIHIDKPQGPEHNV; encoded by the exons ATGGCAG agaaagCCAACAACTTCCCCCCGCTGCCCAAGTTCATCCCCTTGAAGCCATGTTTCTACCAGGACTTTGATGCGGAGATCCCGCCGCAGCACCGCACCATGGCCAAGCGGCTCTACTACCTCTGGATGC tgAACAGCATCACCTTGGCGGTGAATCTCGTTGGCTGCCTCGCATGGCTGATTGGAGGCGGCGGAGCTGTTAATTTGGGACTGGCAATTCTCTGGCTCATTCTCTTTACGCCCTGCTCCTATGTCTGCTGGTTTAGACCTATTTACAAAGCTTTCAA GACAGACAGCTCCTTCAGCTTCATGGCCTTCTTCTTCACCTTCATGGCCCAGCTGGTGATCAGCATCATCCAGGCCGTGGGGATCCCTGGCTGGGGCGTCTG CGGCTGGATTGCGGCAATCTCCTTCTTCGGGACCAACGTGGGGTCGGCCGTGGTGATGCTGATCCCCACCATCCTGTTCACGGGGATGGCGGTCTTCTCCTTCATCGCCCTCACTATG GTGCACAAGTTTTACCGGGGGAGCGGCGGGAGCTTCAGCAAAGCTCAGGAGGAGTGGACCACGGGCGCCTGGAAGAACCCGCACGTGCAGCAGGCAGCGCAGAGCGCGGCGATGGGGGCGGCGCAGGGGGCCATGATGCAGCACGAGACGCAGTACTCGGCCACCCCCAACTACACCTACTCCAACGAGAT tcacatTGACAAACCCCAGGGGCCTGAGCACAACGTATGA
- the COX5A gene encoding cytochrome c oxidase subunit 5A, mitochondrial, translating into MLPAAARLLLRRPAAALGLRAAALRRPLGPAAVLHARCYSHGSQESDEEFDARWVTYFNKPDIDAWELRKGINTLVGYDLVPEPKIIDAALRACRRLNDFASAVRILEVVKDKAGPHKEIYPYVIQELRPTLSELGISTPEELGLDKA; encoded by the exons atgctgcccgccgccgcccgcctcctcctccgccgccccgccgccgccctcgGGCTCCGCGCCGCCGCCCTCCGCCGCCCCCTCGGCCCCGCGG CCGTGCTGCACGCCCGCTGCTACTCCCATGGGTCGCAGGAGTCGGACGAGGAGTTCGACGCTCGCTGGGTGACGTACTTCAACAAGCCAGACATCGACGCCTGGGAGCTAAGGAAAG GTATAAACACGCTGGTGGGCTACGACCTGGTTCCGGAACCAAAAATCATCGATGCAGCTCTGCGGGCGTGCAGACGGTTAAACGACTTCGCCAGCGCGGTCCGCATCCTGGAGGTCGTGAAG GACAAGGCAGGACCTCACAAGGAAATCTATCCGTACGTTATCCAGGAACTTAGGCCAACTTTGAGTGAACTAGGAATCTCCACTCCAGAGGAACTGGGCCTGGATAAAGCATAA
- the RPP25 gene encoding ribonuclease P protein subunit p25, producing MAAQGGAAKPPAPAGMENFRKVRTSEEESPLPFPDLPPGVVEMKVKEGSKIRNLMSFAMAQMELKGSRQIVFSGCGRAVTKTITCVEIMKRKLGGLHQVTKVRYKTLLEVWENQDPPPGSVAQNLTVHKNVPSICILLSRDPLDPNQTGYQPPEPSQPGEDPSSSSAKGQKRPPPPPCEELLPKKLQGAGPSSSPWGLGDRDSQPEGHH from the coding sequence ATGGCAGCCCAAGGAGGGGCGgccaagcccccagccccagccgggATGGAGAACTTCCGAAAGGTCAGGACGTCGGAGGAGGAGagccccctgcccttccccgACCTGCCCCCGGGCGTGGTGGAGATGAAGGTGAAGGAGGGCAGCAAGATCAGGAACCTGATGAGCTTCGCCATGGCCCAGATGGAGCTGAAGGGCAGCCGGCAGATCGTCTTCAGCGGCTGCGGCCGGGCGGTCACCAAGACCATCACCTGCGTGGAGATCATGAAGCGCAAGCTGGGGGGGCTCCACCAGGTCACCAAGGTGCGCTACAAAACCTTGCTGGAGGTCTGGGAGAACCAGGACCCGCCGCCCGGCAGCGTGGCGCAGAACCTGACCGTCCACAAGAACGTGCCCTCCATCTGCATCCTGCTCTCCCGCGACCCCCTGGACCCCAACCAGACGGGCTACCAGCCCCCCGAGCCCAGCCAGCCGGGAGAAGacccctccagctcctccgccaAGGGGCAGAAGCGGCCCCCGCCACCTCCCtgcgaggagctgctgcccaaaaagctgcagggagccggccccagcagcagcccctggggcttaggggacagggacagccaGCCAGAGGGCCACCActga
- the ULK3 gene encoding serine/threonine-protein kinase ULK3 isoform X1, whose amino-acid sequence MARAGCAPPRLDGFVLTERLGTGTYATVYKAYGKKDTREVVAVKCVSKRSLNRASVENLLTEIEILKTIRHPHVVELKDFQWDSEHIYLIMEFCAGGDLSRFIRTRRLLPEKVARVFLQQLACALKFLHDHNISHLDLKPQNILLSAPDNPQLKLADFGFAQYMSPWDEQHVLRGSPLYMAPEMVCRQQYDARVDLWSVGVILYEALFGRPPFASRSFAELEEKIRSDRAIELPSRPPLSPDCRDLLQRLLERDPRRRISFQDFFAHPFVDMEHAPGPDSFPKATELVVEAVRKDQEGDASAALALYCKALEYFVPALRYESDPRRKEAIRAKVGQYISRAEELKALVTSDSKNLLQQGSPAREILKEMAKDKPRLCAALEVAATAMAREEEGRDDGDALELYQQSLGELLLLLAAEPAGRRRELLHAEVQTLMARAEYLKEQIKVREAQSMGKEALAESVRSSCTVQ is encoded by the exons ATGGCCAGGGCCGGCTGCGCCCCTCCGCGCCTCGACGGCTTCGTGCTCACCGAGCGCCTGGGCACCGGCACCTACGCCACGGTGTACAAGGCGTATGGCAAG AAGGACACGCGCGAGGTGGTGGCCGTCAAGTGCGTGAGCAAGAGGAGCCTCAACCGGGCGTCGGTGGAGAACCTGCTGACCGAAATCGAGATCCTAAAAACCATCCGGCACCCGCACGTCGTGGAGCTCAAGGACTTCCAG TGGGACAGCGAGCACATCTACCTGATCATGGAGTTCTGCGCCGGGGGGGACCTGTCCCGCTTCATCCGCACGCGGCGCCTGCTGCCCGAGAAGGTGGCACGCgtcttcctccagcagctgg cctgcgCCCTCAAGTTCCTCCACGACCACAACATCTCCCACCTGGACCTCAAGCCGCAGAACATCCTGCTGAGCGCCCCGGATAACCCCCAGCTGAAGCTGGCAG atTTCGGCTTTGCGCAGTACATGTCGCCCTGGGACGAGCAGCACGTGCTGCGGGGCTCCCCGCTCTACATGGCCCCCGAGATGGTGTGCCGCCAGCAGTACGACGCCCGCGTGGACCTCTGGTCGGTGGGCGTCATCCTCTACG AGGCGCTTTTCGGGCGCCCCCCCTTCGCCTCGCGGTCGTTCGCCGAGCTGGAGGAGAAGATCCGCAGCGACCGAGCCATCGAG ctgcccagcCGGCCCCCGCTGTCCCCGGACTGCCGGGACCTCCTGCAACGCCTCCTGGAGAGGGACCCCCGGCGGCGCATCTCCTTCCAGGACTTCTTCGCCCACCCCTTCGTGGACATGGAGCACGCGCCCGGCCCCGACAGCTTCCCCAAGGCG acCGAGCTGGTGGTGGAGGCGGTGAGGAAGGACCAGGAGGGGGATGCGAGCGCCGCGCTCGCGCTCTACTGCAAAGCCCTGGAGTATTTCGTGCCTGCCCTGCGCT ATGAAAGCGACCCCCGGCGCAAAGAGGCCATCCGGGCAAAG gtgggGCAGTACATCTCGCGGGCGGAGGAGCTGAAGGCGCTGGTCACCTCCGACAGCAAgaacctcctgcagcagggcagcccagCCAGGGAGATCCTCAAAG AGATGGCCAAGGACAAGCCGCGGCTCTGTGCCGCGCTGGAGGTGGCGGCAACGGCCATGGCCAGG gaggaggagggccgAGACGACGGCGACGCCTTGGAGCTCTACCAGCAGAGCCTGggcgagctgctgctgctgctggccg CAGAGCCTGCGGGGAGGAGGCGGGAGCTGCTCCACGCCGAG GTGCAGACCCTGATGGCCCGAGCCGAGTACCTGAAGGAGCAAATCAAG GTGCGGGAGGCGCAGTCCATGGGCaaggaggcgctggcggagtcCGTCCGGAGCT ccTGCACGGTGCAGTGA
- the FAM219B gene encoding protein FAM219B yields MATGGGGGPGAAGREGAGRGRAPPRGESRRPSARGSTGAERRGPYLLCRAPPGHPKLRPRGRGGATWRSARWQRTGGCPPARAATGSWNPGAPPDTPLPRQVQVNQELSRQLLRDGYHLDEVPDDEDLDLIPPKPAAAPCPWCFGDSLCCVLQ; encoded by the exons ATGGCgacgggcggcggcggcgggcccggggctgcgggccgggagggggcggggcggggccgggcg ccaCCCCGAGGCGAGAGCAGGCGGCCGAGCGCTCGGGGCAGCACCGGGGCGGAGAGGAGGGGGCCCTACCTGCTCtgccgggccccccccggccacccCAAGCTCC GCCCCCGAGGTCGCGGGGGGGCTACGTGGCGCTCAGCCAGGTGGCAGAGGACGGGCGGCTGTCCCCCAGCTCGGGCAG CGACGGGGAGCTGGAATCCAGGGGCTCCTCCGGATACTCCTCTGCCGAGGCAAGTGCAG GTGAACCAGGAGCTGAGCCGGCAGCTGCTGCGGGACGGCTACCACCTGGACGAGGTCCCTGACGATGAGGACCTGGACCTGATTCCCCCAAAACCCgctgctgccccctgcccctggtGCTTCGGGGACTCCCTCTGCTGCGTGCTGCAGTAG
- the MPI gene encoding mannose-6-phosphate isomerase — protein sequence MAEIRVFPLACVVQNYSWGKLGLQSEVAQLVASDDPTAHIDPEQPYAELWMGAHPKGDAAIRDNRIPQKTLGRWISANPACLGAKVKDAFQGRLPFLFKVLSVRSALSIQAHPNKELAAKLHAQFPQHYPDANHKPEMAIALTPFEGLCGFRPVEEISAFLRAVPELRALVGEVAAEQLEQSSASHDPRGVSAALRVCFTRLMKSEKKAFVDQLNTLVQRISREAAEGQDTSGSNGDLLLRLHAQFPGDIGCFAVYFLNLVRLEPGEAMFLAANEPHAYLQGDCVECMACSDNTVRAGLTPKFIDVLTLCEMLNYTPAPSSSKIFPAVQSPLDPSVFLYDPPVPDFTLMRIEIPSSIKLYLVSALDSASILLVLRGTAVATSTAAASEMSLRRGSVLFISANESLSLRLASPDGMLLFRACCLL from the exons ATGGCGGAGATCCGCG TGTTCCCGCTGGCCTGCGTGGTGCAGAACTACTCGTGGGGcaagctggggctgcagagcgaGGTGGCCCAGCTGGTGGCCAGCGACGACCCCACAGCGCACATCGACCCCGAGCAGCCCTACGCCGAG ctGTGGATGGGCGCCCACCCCAAAGGCGACGCGGCCATCCGGGACAACCGCATCCCGCAGAAGACGCTGGGGCGCTGGATTTCGGCCAACCCCGCCTGCCTGGGTGCCAAGGTGAAGGACGCCTTCCAGGGCCGCCTGCCCTTCCTCTTCAAGGTGCTGTCGGTGCGCAGCGCCCTCTCCATCCAGGCGCACCCCAATAAG GAGCTGGCGGCCAAGCTGCACGCCCAGTTCCCCCAGCACTACCCCGATGCCAACCACAAGCCCGAGATGGCCATCGCGCTCACCCCCTTCGAGGGCTTGTGCGGCTTCCGACCCGTCGAGGAGATCTCCGCCTTCCTGCGGG CCGTCCCCGAGCTGCGGGCGCTGGTGGGCGAGGTGGCGGcggagcagctggagcagagcagcgcCAGCCACGATCCCCGCGGGGTCTCGGCCGCCCTGCGGGTCTGCTTCACCCGGCTGATGAAGAGCGAGAAGAAAGCCTTCGTCGACCAGCTCAACACCCTGGTGCAGAGGATTTCCCGAGAAG CGGCTGAAGGGCAGGACACGTCGGGGAGCAACGGGGACCTGCTGCTGCGCCTGCACGCCCAGTTCCCGGGGGACATCGGCTGCTTCGCCGTCTACTTCCTCAACCTGGTGCGGCTGGAGCCCGGCGAGGCCATGTTCCTGGCGGCCAACGAGCCCCACGCCTACCTGCAGGGAG ACTGCGTGGAGTGCATGGCGTGCTCGGACAACACGGTGCGCGCCGGCCTCACCCCCAAATTCATCGACGTGCTCACCCTGTGCGAGATGCTCAACTACACGCcggcccccagcagctccaaaaTCTTCCCGGCCGTGCAGAGCCCGCTGGACCCCAGCGTTTTCCTCTACGACCCCCCCGTGCCCGACTTCACGCTGATGAGGATCGAG ATCCCGTCCTCCATCAAGCTGTACCTCGTCTCGGCCCTGGACTCGGCCAGCATCCTGCTGGTGCTGCGGGGCACGGCCGTGGCCACCTCCACGGCGGCCGCCTCGGAAATGTCCCTGCGCCGCGGCTCCGTGCTCTTCATCTCCGCCAACGAGAGCCTCTCCCTGCGCCTCGCCTCGCCCGACGGGATGCTGCTCTTCCgagcctgctgcctcctctga
- the CPLX3 gene encoding complexin-3, with the protein MAFMVKSMVGGQLKNLTGGLGGEEKSEGEKSPAEAQGMTREEYEEYQRQLVEEKMERDAQFAQRKAERATFRSHFRDKYRLPKNETDDNQIQLVGGDVELPKELAKMIEQDNEEEEEKNSVIGQLSNIQNLDLDSLKDKASATLEDLKQSAEKCAVM; encoded by the exons atGGCGTTCATGGTGAAGAGCATGGTGGGGGGCCAGCTGAAGAACCTGACGGGTGGCCTGGGGGGCGAGGAGAAGAGCGAGGGCGAGAAGTCCCCCGCCGAGGCTCAGGGCATGACCCGCGAGGAGTACGAGGAGTATCAGCGGCAGCTGGTGGAGGAGAA GATGGAGAGAGATGCCCAGTTTGCCCAGCGCAAGGCGGAGAGGGCCACCTTCAGGTCCCACTTCCGAGACAAGTACCGGCTCCCCAAG AACGAGACGGACGACAACCAGATCCAGCTGGTGGGCGGCGACGTGGAGCTGCCCAAGGAGCTGGCCAAGATGATCGAGCAGGAcaacgaggaggaggaggagaagaactCGGTCATCGGCCAGCTCAGCAACATCCAGAACCTGGACCTGGACTCCTTGAAGGACAAAGCCTCGGCCACGCTGGAGGACCTGAAGCAGTCGGCTGAGAAATGCGCCGTGATGTGA
- the SCAMP2 gene encoding secretory carrier-associated membrane protein 2 produces MAGFDTNPFADPVDVNPFQDPSVTQLTSTSQSGLDEFNPFSESSQLTNAARTTPATQPAGPSQPAVLQTSVEPTPQAVAAAAQAGLLQQQAELERKAAELEKKERELQSNAASINPRQNNWPPLPRRCPIKPCFYQDFSADIPADYQRICKMLYYLWMLHSVTLLLNLLACLAWFTVQTDRGVDFGLSILWFVLFTPCAFLCWYRPIYKAFRSDSSFSFFVFFFIFFCQIAIYVIQAVGIPGWGDSGWIAALSELHGNLAVAIIMMVVAAFFTLCAVLSLFLLKQVHSLYRRTGASFQRAQEEFSQGILTNRSFQNAAAGAASSAAHGAFRGN; encoded by the exons ATGGCGGGCTTCGACACCAACCCGTTCGCGGACCCGGTGGACGTGAACCCCTTCCAG GACCCCTCGGTGACGCAGCTCACCAGCACGAGCCAGAGCGGCCTGGATGAGTTCAACCCCTTCTCGGAGAGCTCCCAGCTG ACAAATGCGGCACGGACGACGCCCGCCACGCAGCCCGCCGGCCCCTCGCAGCCTGCCGTCCTGCAGACCTCGGTGGAGCCCACCCCGCAG GCTGTGGCCGCGGCGGCGCAGGccgggctgctgcagcagcaggcagagctggagaggAAGGCGGCCGagctggagaagaaggagagggagctgcagagcaatGCTGCCAGCATCAACC CGAGGCAGAACAACTGGCCGCCCCTGCCCAGGAGGTGCCCCATCAAGCCCTGCTTCTACCAGGATTTCTCCGCAGACATCCCGGCCGACTACCAGCGGATCTGCAAGATGCTCTACTACCTGTGGATGC TGCACTCGGTCACCCTGCTCCTCAACCTGCTCGCCTGCCTGGCGTGGTTCACGGTCCAGACGGACAGAGGCGTAGACTTCGGTCTCTCCATCCTGTGGTTCGTTTTATTCACTCCTTGTGCCTTCCTCTGCTGGTACCGACCGATCTACAAGGCTTTCAG GTCTGAcagctccttcagcttcttcgtcttctttttcatcttcttctgcCAAATCGCCATCTACGTCATCCAGGCTGTCGGCATTCCTGGCTGGGGAGACAG CGGCTGGATCGCGGCGCTGTCCGAGCTGCACGGGAACCTGGCCGTGGCCATCATCATGATGGTGGTGGCGGCGTTCTTCACGCTCTGCGCCgtcctctccctcttcctcctcaagCAG GTGCACTCCCTGTATCGCCGCACTGGAGCCAGCTTCCAAAGGGCGCAGGAGGAGTTTTCCCAAGGCATCCTCACCAACAGGAGCTTCCAGAACGCAGCGGCCGGGGCGGCTTCCTCAGCCGCACACGGAGCTTTCCGGGGGAATTAG